A single region of the Mugil cephalus isolate CIBA_MC_2020 chromosome 4, CIBA_Mcephalus_1.1, whole genome shotgun sequence genome encodes:
- the anks1ab gene encoding ankyrin repeat and SAM domain-containing protein 1A isoform X6 produces MGLSQSFTNGACGKALDQPVGEWLEHVGLPQYESKFLLNGFDDLRFMGSNVMEDQDLRDMGITDPGHRKKILHAARSLPKVKALGCDGSTSLASWLDGLGLHEYLPNFLSSGYRTLECVKNLWELEIVNVIKIGPLGHRKRIIASLAERPYEEAPTKSRRLSPIMFHDLLSQTTSPLSQMDPYTSRSMDMLLPLSESDRRRRGIDQDCSVSLRSYSERPRSVDRHSERHKESRLNLRPPSQSATYATVSAWHHQPEKLILDSCGYEATYLGSMIIRDLRGIESTQDACAKIRKSKDSRKGPVVILSITYRGVKFIDAATKTIVAEHEIRNISCAAQDPDDLCTFAYITKDLKSGHHFCHVFSTVEVTQTYEIILTLGQAFEVAYQMAVQSRARQYVPPTSLVSEVVETKSSRPVSQSWSGMRRSAGAPLLECRCCHCHTCTTHRPSFLPLHSVSPGVQIDPLEMDADMQSLGSTTWLLDQRDSNRRPVSTNLSCLTRHLPL; encoded by the exons GGAAGTAACGTGATGGAGGACCAGGACCTCAGAGACATGGGGATCACTGATCCAGGACACAGGAAGAAAATCCTCCATGCGGCACGCAGCTTGCCCAAG GTAAAAGCACTGGGCTGTGATGGCAGCACATCTCTTGCCTCCTGGCTGGACGGCCTCGGCCTGCATGAGTATCTGCCCAACTTCCTCTCAAGCGGCTACCGCACACTGGAGTGTGTCAAGAACCTGTGGGAGCTGGAGATCGTCAAT GTTATTAAGATTGGTCCTCTGGGCCACAGGAAGAGGATCATTGCTTCTCTAGCGGAGAGGCCGTATGAAGAGGCACCGACTAAGTCCCGTCGTCTGTCCCCAATTATG TTCCACGACCTCCTGTCCCAGACCACGTCTCCCCTCAGCCAGATGGACCCCTACACCAGTCGCTCCATGGACATGCTCCTGCCCCTGTCCGAGTCGGACCGGAGGCGGAGAGGAATTGACCAAGACTGTAGTGTATCTCTGCGTTCTTACAGCGAGAGGCCGCGCTCTGTA GACAGACACAGCGAACGACACAAAGAGTCTCGTTTAAACCTCCGGCCGCCGAGCCAGTCTGCTACCTACGCCACGGTGTCCGCCTGGCATCACCAGCCTGAGAAACTCATCCTGGACTCCTGCGGCTACGAGGCAACG TACCTGGGATCAATGATAATCAGGGATCTACGAGGAATTGAGTCCACACAAGATGCCTGTGCTAAAATTAGA AAATCAAAGGACTCAAGAAAGGGTCCAGTTGTCATCCTGTCCATTACCTACAGAGGGGTGAAGTTCATTGACGCAGCCACGAAG ACTATAGTTGCAGAGCACGAGATCAGGAACATCTCCTGTGCCGCCCAAGACCCAGACGACCTCTGCACGTTTGCCTACATCACCAAGGATCTGAAGAGTGGCCACCACTTCTGCCATGTCTTCAGCACAGTGGAAGTG acacagacctaCGAGATCATCCTGACGCTGGGGCAGGCGTTCGAGGTGGCCTATCAGATGGCGGTGCAGTCCAGGGCGAGACAGTATGTCCCCCCTACATCTCTGGTCTCCGAAGTCGTAGAAACCAAAAGCAGCCGTCCCGTATCTCAGTCCTGGAGCGGCATGCGAAGATCAGCA GGTGCCCCTCTGCTCGAATGCCGCTGCTGTCACTGTCACACGTGTACTACCCaccgtccttccttcctcccgTTGCACTCTGTTAGCCCTGGAGTCCAg ATCGACCCCCTGGAGATGGACGCAGACATGCAGTCCCTGGGCAGCACCACCTGGCTCTTGGACCAGCGGGACTCCAACAGGCGCCCCGTCAGCACCAA CCTGTCCTGTCTTACCAGGCATCTACCACTGTGA
- the LOC125006542 gene encoding T-complex protein 11-like protein 1, whose translation MPNLRDESADDSPADLPCLEKLDSPTGSPPTASLSSLMELENCVSNLSLAHEILVNRDFCFKPRSPPTDSLEGRVTEMMHRAFWDSLQEQLSSDPPNYSHAVILLQEVKTMLLSLLLPGHVRLRSQLEEVLDMELIQQEVDHGALDLHRLAAFVINTMASLCAPVRDPEIKALRDLENPVELLREIFRVLGLMKTDMVNFTVQSLRPHLMQQAVQYERIKFQQILEQQPDSLDNTTAWLQAAASEESSSQSDSPGPQSRGPLSATAVLNRAYIRLLRWDPQDQKYPETVLMDRARLDALGRRLRTLVLEASVLLLTSAQCGGSGVFSLQGFVGKLRQSVTALLEGSHTREADLKTALLGLGETVLQQVTEGLSAQGGAALPQENQDLLKGQISDLWKHNNPVRTLLGERVQGFLQATLQGGPAKRNPDLPAPLGLVSAELAELGTAFGRIVHFNRTVFGPFYAPILRKLLFPPGEAEDGEDSR comes from the exons ATGCCAAATTTGAGAGACGAGTCCGCTGATGATTCCCCCGCTGACCTCCCCTGTCTGGAAAAACTTGACTCACCTACAG GGAGCCCACCCACCGCCTCATTATCCAGTCTGATGGAGCTGGAAAATTGTGTTTCCAACCTGAGCCTCGCACATGAGATACTGGTGAACAGAGACTTCTGCTTCAAACCCAGGAGCCCTCCCACCGACAG TCTGGAGGGTAGAGTGACGGAGATGATGCACCGTGCGTTCTGGGACAGTCTTCAGGAGCAGCTGAGCAGTGATCCTCCAAACTACAGCCATGCTGTCATTCTGCTGCAGGAGGTCAAAACT ATgcttctgtctctcctcctgccGGGCCACGTCCGACTGCGGTCCCagctggaggaggtgctggaCATGGAGCTGATCCAGCAGGAGGTCGACCACGGAGCTCTGGACCTCCACAGGCTGGCAGCGTTCGTTATCAACACCATGGCGTCTTTGTGTGCTCCGGTGCGCGACCCGGAGATCAAGGCACTGCGGGACCTGGAGAACCCTGTGGAGCTTCTGAG GGAGATCTTCCGCGTCCTGGGCCTGATGAAGACGGACATGGTTAACTTCACCGTCCAGAGCCTGAGGCCTCATCTGATGCAGCAGGCCGTGCAGTACGAGAGGATCAAGTTCCAGCAGATCCTGGAGCAGCAGCCAG ATTCTCTGGATAATACCACCGCTTGGCTTCAGGCAGCAGCATCAGAGGAATCGTCGTCTCAGTCAGATTCTCCCGGTCCCCAGAGCCGAGGTCCTCTCAGCGCCACCGCCGTCCTCAACCGAGCCTACATCCGTCTGCTCCGCTGGGACCCGCAGGACCAGAAATATCCCGAG ACGGTGCTGATGGACCGGGCCCGTCTGGACGCTCTGGGCCGCCGGCTCCGCACGCTGGTCCTGGAGGCGTCGGTGCTGCTCCTGACCAGCGCTCAGTGTGGCGGCAGCGGCGTTTTCTCCCTGCAGGGGTTTGTAGGTAAACTCAGGCAGTCCGTCACTGCCCTGCTGGAGGGCAGTCACACCAG GGAAGCTGACCTGAAGACGGCCCTGTTGGGACTCGGGGAGACGGTACTGCAGCAGGTGACCGAAGGTCTGAGCGCCCAGGGAGGAGCAGCGCTGCCTCAGGAGAACCAGGATCTGCTGAAGGGACAAATATCCGACCTGTGGAAGCACAACAACCCCGTCCGCACGCTTCTAG GAGAACGAGTCCAGGGCTTCCTCCAGGCCACGCTGCAGGGCGGCCCGGCTAAAAGGAATCCAGATCTCCCTGCTCCCCTCGGGCTGGTGAGCGCCGAGCTGGCCGAGCTGGGGACGGCCTTCGGGCGAATCGTCCACTTCAACCGAACAGTCTTCGGCCCCTTCTACGCCCCCATCCTCAGGAAACTGCTGTTCCCGCCAGGAGAGGCCGAGGACGGGGAGGACTCGCGCTGA